The Candidatus Nitrosocosmicus franklandus genome contains a region encoding:
- a CDS encoding IS5 family transposase: MIDWPSYNRSLVRRGEILFSYDFLDGWDCELDRMNEGKIGKPFTFPDSFILVIGYIRYSLQLPYRQTEGIIKATGKRLPEKPPSYGHICKRINKLNIDIQRKKTVDYNEDYIIVSIDSTGIKVTNRGQWMDKKWKIQNRKGYLKIHVAVDIKTKEILALDVTDEKVHDGKVLKKLVNQVLDCSTTTTTTTTRGSSKMVIKIKSALGDGAYDSNANFQYLQEKGITPGIKVRKNSVVSLENNRLRNKEVIQQTKVDLLKWKKKRKYGHRWMAETAFSTIKRIFGEYVSATKFDNMVKEMMIKVSLYNLFRRL; this comes from the coding sequence GTGATAGATTGGCCCTCCTATAACCGATCACTTGTAAGACGTGGAGAGATACTTTTCTCATACGATTTTCTCGATGGTTGGGATTGTGAACTCGATAGGATGAATGAAGGTAAGATAGGTAAACCATTTACATTCCCAGATTCTTTCATCTTGGTCATTGGTTACATACGTTACTCCTTGCAGTTACCATACAGGCAAACCGAAGGGATAATCAAGGCCACAGGAAAAAGGCTACCCGAAAAACCACCTAGTTATGGTCATATCTGTAAAAGAATCAACAAGTTAAACATCGACATTCAGAGAAAAAAGACAGTTGATTATAACGAAGATTACATCATAGTTTCTATAGATAGTACTGGTATCAAGGTAACCAACAGAGGTCAGTGGATGGATAAGAAGTGGAAAATACAAAACAGAAAAGGCTACCTCAAGATTCATGTTGCTGTGGATATAAAGACCAAGGAAATACTTGCTCTGGATGTAACAGATGAGAAGGTACATGATGGTAAGGTGTTAAAGAAACTGGTCAACCAAGTTCTGGATTGTTCCACCACCACAACCACAACAACAACTAGAGGATCAAGCAAGATGGTAATAAAGATAAAATCTGCTTTAGGAGATGGAGCCTATGATTCCAATGCTAACTTTCAATATCTTCAGGAGAAGGGGATCACGCCTGGTATAAAGGTAAGGAAGAATTCTGTTGTTTCTCTTGAAAACAATAGGTTGAGGAACAAGGAAGTAATACAACAAACAAAGGTGGATCTACTAAAATGGAAGAAGAAAAGAAAGTACGGACATAGATGGATGGCTGAGACGGCCTTTTCGACAATAAAGAGAATATTTGGTGAGTATGTATCAGCCACCAAGTTTGATAACATGGTAAAGGAGATGATGATAAAAGTGTCACTCTACAACCTGTTTAGGAGATTATAG
- a CDS encoding class I SAM-dependent methyltransferase: MVDIESRVISSKEAVKEIWSMGDYRNRGQFFPPVSARLTELVGLQANELVLDVACGYGNTSITARFKGAKVTGMDITPKLLALAKEEEKTAYIDGIDWREGDAENLPFEDETFDVVLSTFGHIFAPNQELAGKEIVRVLKKGGRLGITSWPPELAVGKLSEVVSKYNPFASSEAFSPYNWGVTDKVKRLLPGIREIYFERDTIKIPVLSPNHYWQDTITKSGFMIKVMTELKKQNNENKIRSFRDDYTKVLKRYILHNELRLGYLITIARR, encoded by the coding sequence TTGGTCGATATAGAATCAAGAGTGATTTCGAGTAAAGAAGCTGTCAAGGAAATTTGGAGCATGGGAGATTATAGGAACAGAGGTCAGTTTTTTCCTCCTGTTTCGGCCCGTTTGACTGAACTTGTAGGATTACAAGCAAATGAATTGGTGTTAGATGTGGCATGTGGGTATGGCAATACCTCAATAACTGCACGATTTAAGGGTGCAAAGGTAACCGGAATGGATATTACACCAAAGCTTTTGGCATTGGCAAAGGAGGAAGAGAAGACAGCTTACATTGATGGGATAGATTGGAGGGAAGGTGATGCAGAAAACCTACCATTTGAAGATGAGACATTTGATGTTGTACTATCAACGTTTGGCCATATTTTTGCACCAAATCAAGAATTAGCAGGAAAGGAAATAGTACGGGTTCTAAAGAAAGGAGGGCGATTGGGTATTACAAGTTGGCCGCCAGAACTCGCTGTTGGAAAGTTATCAGAGGTTGTTTCCAAATACAACCCATTTGCATCTTCTGAGGCGTTTTCTCCATATAATTGGGGAGTTACTGATAAAGTGAAACGACTATTACCGGGTATCAGAGAAATTTATTTTGAAAGAGATACAATCAAGATTCCGGTTTTGAGTCCAAATCATTACTGGCAGGACACAATTACCAAGTCGGGTTTTATGATTAAAGTGATGACAGAATTGAAAAAACAGAATAATGAAAATAAGATAAGATCATTTAGAGACGACTACACCAAGGTTTTGAAGCGATATATTTTGCATAACGAATTGAGGTTAGGATATCTAATAACAATAGCAAGACGATAA
- a CDS encoding DUF1428 family protein encodes MNYPSTNMISDDSAGQIAIFLYRAPKVNHDALVKVNKHSHDFFMKHGVLKFEVFTLTARGNMMEFINIAKTLSARDDEEVWMEIQSYRDAKHVQEFIKAMEGDKSGDEMYAEFMRLIIPGSVVTFGNFSKLDEIS; translated from the coding sequence ATGAATTATCCAAGTACAAATATGATATCAGATGATTCCGCCGGCCAAATAGCTATTTTCTTATACCGTGCTCCCAAGGTAAATCATGATGCTTTAGTAAAGGTTAACAAACATTCCCATGATTTTTTCATGAAACACGGTGTGTTGAAATTTGAAGTTTTTACTCTCACTGCTAGAGGGAATATGATGGAATTCATAAACATTGCAAAAACCTTATCCGCACGCGATGATGAGGAAGTATGGATGGAAATACAATCATATCGAGATGCCAAACACGTTCAGGAATTCATTAAGGCTATGGAAGGAGACAAGAGCGGGGATGAGATGTACGCTGAATTTATGAGGCTCATAATTCCAGGTTCAGTAGTTACATTCGGAAATTTTAGCAAATTAGATGAAATTTCTTAA
- a CDS encoding DDE-type integrase/transposase/recombinase, with protein sequence MFSKRNRTSSLDIDHALYLYFLGLSTRSVSKAIFHINKVKRSHVAIWKWIQKYKPQKISIKKKRISEFIIDETLIKVGPEYIWLWVTIEPENRQILALSISKERNMFVAERFLDSLIKSHGKHCVSTDGGTWYPQACRFLKLRHHIHSSLEKSLIERTMQYIKDRTESFDDYFPCRIKNCKLKHIRNWLNLFVNYHNKELINA encoded by the coding sequence ATGTTCAGTAAAAGAAACAGAACATCTTCGTTAGATATTGACCATGCTTTGTATTTGTATTTTCTTGGTTTATCAACTAGAAGTGTTTCCAAAGCAATATTTCATATAAACAAGGTGAAGAGAAGCCATGTTGCAATTTGGAAGTGGATTCAAAAGTATAAACCACAGAAGATATCGATCAAAAAGAAAAGGATTTCAGAATTTATCATAGACGAGACGTTGATCAAAGTTGGACCAGAGTACATTTGGTTATGGGTTACAATTGAACCGGAAAATAGGCAAATTCTCGCACTATCCATCTCTAAGGAAAGAAACATGTTTGTAGCAGAAAGGTTCCTTGATAGTTTGATTAAGAGTCACGGAAAACACTGTGTATCGACCGATGGTGGAACATGGTATCCTCAAGCCTGCCGATTCCTGAAACTAAGACATCATATCCATTCCTCTCTAGAGAAAAGCCTGATAGAAAGGACTATGCAATACATCAAGGACAGAACGGAAAGTTTCGATGATTACTTTCCATGTAGAATAAAGAATTGTAAGTTGAAGCATATACGAAACTGGCTGAATCTGTTTGTCAACTATCATAACAAGGAGCTGATCAACGCTTAA
- a CDS encoding RidA family protein has product MRRNVSSGTKWELEVGYSRLVKIGPMIFVSGTVAVDEDGDIVGLGGSYTQTKYIIQKIGRSLEQVGANLSSIVRTRIFTISIIEWRNIGRAHAEFFKDIGPVTTMVEVKSLIQPELIVEMEADVFLFEAVNEWNGF; this is encoded by the coding sequence ATGAGACGCAATGTTTCATCTGGAACAAAATGGGAATTAGAAGTTGGATACTCTCGATTAGTCAAGATTGGCCCAATGATATTTGTATCAGGAACTGTTGCAGTAGATGAAGATGGGGATATTGTAGGGTTAGGAGGTTCGTACACCCAAACCAAATACATAATTCAGAAGATAGGTCGATCATTGGAACAAGTGGGTGCAAATCTGTCTTCAATTGTCAGAACAAGAATCTTTACCATCTCTATTATTGAATGGAGGAACATTGGTAGAGCTCACGCTGAATTCTTTAAAGATATAGGTCCCGTAACAACAATGGTAGAAGTTAAGAGTCTCATACAACCAGAATTGATAGTCGAAATGGAAGCTGATGTCTTTCTTTTCGAAGCCGTGAATGAATGGAACGGTTTTTGA
- a CDS encoding bifunctional DNA primase/polymerase, with product MVRNTALRGPVQEILTYVIMMRDMDIDTDFWFYNIGVNIIGSDTRIKKTFEDWGQWQNNSMSDVEYEQKKRNGEYINGCAIVTGRVWRGKYEGKYLCAIDIDNKSGIDNFLSQWGKNNSLEKLAEKTLAEWHPDNRNKAHVYFIVEKPLSKKSGIGSNSSKNRSDSEIIPAIEVKSEGKHGIMFCSPSFHKDGSRYEIIGTRVPAVLNAEQSQELENRINQIYAKYSFQSQQHEGGNGDDDKTPIEELFKTDFEIYENNNRSEALMRIMESLIQRLKGIYSEEKIKDMCHEWNQKHCKPPLDDSKFEYQWACSKKFLQVNSIIEKKESETGLPQISIPDLISSIKERSIEIFQDQINVFYVGIKINDHIESIPLQSNRFKSIIRKEFFDKTGTLISDEKLDGVLKLIESQSMFDDHIRRINLSLRVAKLDQDQDKENNNYIFCYDLTTPKWEIVKVCADEGWKIVADNQEPIFKRYENNSSPQIYPSKTYAKDIFEQFLKLFNFQSKNDILLFSVYLVSLFIPDIPKVILIIRGTGGGAKTTTFRMIKEIVDPGSIDTFSFPKQINDLVQTLDHHYVNFFDNVSYISDEVSDLLCRAVTGSGNMKRALYTTDTDFIYKYKRCIGINGINLASTRADFLDRSLIIEVKRIEKEKRRKEEEINKEFQELKPLVLGFIFDMLVKVLKYKQEHTNEQILKNGYPRMADFAEWGEIISRCLGYEDNEFLNAYYDNIANQNDEVIESSPVAEALLLFMFEMEKEYWEGSPTRLYRELTDIIDQIKPELKRSKEWPKASNKLTSILNSFANNLKEKGIEVITGERDNHGNRIIKVHNLRKNSRCNVSMKKDILESSNRKDSSQFHPNIHRIGYSDNFECHLCPLVGDIHLMKSHICSGQRL from the coding sequence ATGGTAAGGAATACAGCCTTGAGAGGACCAGTTCAAGAGATTCTAACATATGTAATCATGATGAGAGATATGGATATAGATACTGATTTTTGGTTTTACAATATAGGAGTAAATATCATCGGTTCTGACACTAGGATCAAGAAGACTTTTGAGGATTGGGGTCAGTGGCAGAACAACTCAATGTCTGATGTAGAATATGAACAGAAAAAACGAAATGGCGAATATATCAATGGTTGCGCAATTGTAACAGGTAGAGTGTGGAGGGGAAAATATGAAGGAAAATACTTGTGTGCTATAGACATAGACAATAAGAGTGGGATAGACAATTTTTTGAGTCAATGGGGTAAAAATAATTCTTTAGAAAAACTGGCAGAAAAGACGTTAGCAGAGTGGCATCCTGACAATAGGAACAAAGCCCATGTATATTTTATAGTAGAAAAACCCTTATCCAAGAAATCTGGAATTGGTAGCAACAGCTCAAAGAATAGATCAGATTCTGAAATTATTCCTGCTATTGAAGTTAAATCAGAAGGTAAACATGGTATAATGTTTTGTTCTCCTTCTTTTCATAAAGATGGATCTAGATATGAAATTATTGGAACAAGAGTTCCAGCTGTATTGAATGCAGAACAATCCCAAGAATTAGAAAACAGAATTAATCAAATCTATGCTAAATATAGTTTTCAATCACAACAACATGAAGGAGGGAATGGAGATGATGATAAAACTCCAATTGAGGAGTTATTCAAGACAGATTTTGAGATTTATGAGAACAATAACAGAAGTGAAGCGTTGATGAGAATCATGGAATCCTTAATTCAAAGACTCAAAGGTATTTATTCAGAAGAGAAAATTAAAGACATGTGTCATGAGTGGAATCAGAAACATTGCAAACCTCCACTAGATGATTCAAAATTTGAATATCAATGGGCATGTAGCAAGAAATTCTTACAGGTAAATTCAATTATTGAAAAAAAGGAATCTGAAACTGGTTTACCACAAATATCAATTCCAGATTTAATATCCTCTATAAAGGAAAGAAGCATTGAAATATTCCAAGATCAAATTAATGTATTCTATGTCGGTATAAAGATAAATGATCATATTGAATCTATACCCTTGCAGAGTAATAGATTTAAAAGTATTATTAGAAAAGAATTTTTTGATAAAACAGGGACGCTGATAAGCGATGAAAAATTAGATGGAGTTTTGAAACTAATCGAATCTCAATCAATGTTTGATGACCACATAAGAAGAATTAATTTGAGTTTACGAGTAGCAAAGTTAGATCAAGACCAGGACAAGGAAAATAACAATTATATTTTCTGTTATGATCTGACTACACCAAAATGGGAGATTGTTAAGGTATGTGCAGATGAAGGATGGAAAATCGTCGCGGATAACCAAGAACCTATCTTTAAAAGATACGAAAATAATAGTTCTCCACAGATATATCCATCAAAAACATATGCAAAGGATATTTTTGAGCAATTCTTAAAGCTATTCAACTTTCAATCAAAAAATGATATTCTACTATTTTCAGTTTATCTTGTATCCTTATTCATCCCAGATATTCCCAAAGTAATTCTGATTATTAGAGGAACAGGGGGTGGAGCAAAGACCACCACATTTAGAATGATAAAAGAGATTGTTGATCCAGGCAGTATTGATACGTTCTCATTTCCTAAACAAATCAACGATTTGGTTCAAACTTTGGATCACCATTATGTAAATTTTTTTGATAATGTTTCTTACATTTCTGACGAGGTTTCTGATTTGTTATGTAGAGCTGTAACTGGCTCGGGTAATATGAAGAGGGCATTATACACAACTGATACTGATTTCATCTACAAGTATAAAAGGTGTATTGGGATTAATGGGATTAATCTGGCTTCAACAAGAGCAGATTTTCTTGATAGATCTTTAATTATAGAGGTAAAAAGAATAGAAAAGGAAAAAAGAAGAAAAGAGGAGGAAATAAACAAGGAATTTCAAGAGTTAAAACCTTTAGTTTTAGGATTCATTTTTGATATGCTGGTCAAAGTGTTAAAATATAAACAGGAACATACGAATGAACAGATTCTAAAAAATGGCTATCCCAGAATGGCTGATTTTGCAGAATGGGGTGAAATTATTTCCAGGTGTTTGGGTTATGAAGATAATGAATTCCTGAATGCCTATTATGATAATATTGCCAATCAAAATGATGAAGTAATAGAATCTTCTCCAGTTGCAGAAGCATTATTGTTATTTATGTTTGAAATGGAAAAAGAATATTGGGAAGGTAGTCCCACTCGACTCTACAGAGAGCTAACAGACATAATAGACCAGATAAAACCAGAATTAAAAAGAAGCAAAGAATGGCCCAAAGCATCAAACAAATTAACATCTATACTAAATAGCTTTGCTAATAATCTAAAAGAAAAAGGTATTGAAGTGATAACCGGAGAAAGGGATAATCATGGAAACAGAATTATCAAAGTTCATAACCTGAGAAAAAATAGCAGGTGTAATGTCAGTATGAAAAAGGATATTTTAGAATCGTCTAACCGAAAAGATAGCAGTCAATTCCATCCCAATATACACAGGATAGGTTATTCGGATAACTTTGAATGTCACTTATGTCCCTTAGTAGGTGATATCCATTTGATGAAAAGTCATATCTGTAGTGGCCAACGACTTTAA